ATTAGTGGAGGTATCATAActagtaacatagtcttgggACTATCAAACATGGTGATGGggcaagtaattaaagaagagagagatgattagagtaacatagatagataccgtaacatgttaaatgctatgctactactctctccgttcctaaatataagtcttttaaaagatttaattaggtgactacatacgaagcaaaatgaatgaatctatattataaagtatgtctatatacattcgtatgtagtccttagtagaatctctagaaagacttatatttaggaacggaaggagtatgtgtcatgcatgttaataaatgagatcacctatgatactagtttatgatactatgcactatgaaggtagtattatactccctccgttcctaaatataagtctttgtagagatttcactagtggactacatatggatgtatatagacatactttagagtatacattcaatcattttgcttcgtatgtagacatctagtgaaattgattaaaagatttatatttagaaacgaaggaagTACAATAGTAacacatgcatgatactactatgttACTCTCCACTACGAGGAGCCTTAGTCTCGACACGGCACGGCCTCTGACGAAGCACGTGTGCCTCGCGAGCCCGTCTTCGGTCGACAGCAATATATACGTTGCTCCCAATTGTTGAGCAGAGCATTTTTTTTATGATGGCCATTGGACGACGGACATGTGTGTTTCGTCGGGGCTCCGGGTCGCAGCTCCCATACGGTGACGTGCGTGCGTGATACTTTTGACATTTTGGTTAAAGCCAACCTGCGACAGCATAACTTCCCCGGCGTCCATAACAACAAAATCACACCATCGTGGCGTTTTCAGTGTGCAGAAGATTCAAAGGATTCTAGGTAAGAAATAGTTAACTACTCCACAATAGGAGTACTCGGTAGACGAATGACAAATGAACCTAGTCAGCTCAGAACTCTCCTGGTAAAGCCGCTCTCCGTGTGACTAACTGACCAGAAATTTAGAGTCTGTCAACGGAAAAAACGACTATTCTAGTGGAGCGATGTGCCGAGTCAATCGAGAAGGAAGGCACAATGACTGGGTTCAGACTGATTTAAACATGCGGATCTATTTTCTTCCCACTACTTTTGTAGCTAACGAGGACTTTGCGGCGTTCTTAGCAAAGGCTGACATTCTTGCTGCATTAAAACTGCATACTGTAATACGATTGCGTGGCCGGTTTTGGTATCCAGAAACGAAACGGCTCCGACCTGCAGGATAATTCCTCGACGCCGACTAGCTTGTCGCGGATGGATCTGTCCCGTGCTCCAGGCCAAGTGCTTCGCGATCAAGGTAGCTTTCTTGTCCATGTCTGCACCCACTTACAGATAATCTGCCGGGCTGTTCGGTCCCGTTATAAACGAGTACATACAATAATAATAGCACTGAATAAATAGTATTTCCTCcttccaaaataaatgtctcaactttatactagctctaatacaaattTATACTAAGCTCTTGTTTCTTGAAAATGCGGACGCGGATGACTTCCTCCTGTGCGGCCGCTCACTCCGCCGCATCAGCCGCCTCCATCATTTCCTCTGCGTCATAGGCTTGGGCGATCCTTATCCTCTCCTTCTCACAGCGGGCTGCACGTTCCCGACGGGACTCAAAGTTCGCGGGTCAGGTTGATGGATATGCCCGCCGGGACATGGATGATCCCGTCTGAGAAGAACCGAGCGTCCTTTGAGAGGATGCTATGGAGTGGCGGCGGACAGATCCTGTCGTCGGTCGGGCGCTGTCCTCGCGGGAGCGACGGAGTATAATGCGAACCGTCGTTGCCTCCTCCACTCCATAGGGACTACCCCCTAGTTGATGTATCTGGACTGGTCGGAGTCGGATCCGGTGAGGCCATACCGGAGATCACCGAAGGTGAGTTTAGGTGGCGGGAAGGGGAGTGGAATGAAGTGACTTGGGGTTGGTCCGACCAACGAATGAGGATAAGTATATGTGGGGACATTGCGGGCCAGTTTAGGCCAGGCGGGCGTGTCCGGACTCTTTCAAAATCGTCCTATATTTTGGCTGGAGATGAGGTACCACTCAGTCCGAACGATTTTACACGATTTTAGTTAAAAAAAATTTAACCGGATAATGACCGAGCGGCTTACTAAACGTTTGAGAAGAATTTAAAGGGTCTGATGCTTTAAACACCCACTCATGCATGGATGTTGCTTTGGCCTGAAGATCAACGTGCATCAACCACCACATCGGACTAAACACACACCCCCGTGGAAACTTCTGCAACGCCTGACAGTGTCGTGCAATGAAGTCGGGCCGTGGCTGCGTGTAGGTGGGACATGCCACTATGCCGTTTGATCGTGTCAAACCACACCATTGGGGTTCATTAAACCTCCATTAGTTCTTCACAGTAATCACACAGATTAACACTCCCCCTATCCCATTCACAGATACACCACCCCTACCGCGCATGCgcaaggaagaagatgatcctcgcggtaCTGATCGCCGCCTTGGCATGTTGGGCGCGGCCGgcggtggcggcgacggcgatgCAGCCGAGGGAGACGTGCCTGCGGCGGTGCGGCGACATCGACATCCCGTACCCGTTCGGCGTGGGCAGCGGGTGCCACCTCGAGACGGGGGACTGGACCTTCTCGCTCAGCTGCAACCGCACCGGCGACGGGCGGCGCCGGCTGTACAACTACCAGATCGAGGTGCTGGACATGTCGGTTCGTCGCGGGCAGCTGCGCATCTACAGCCTCATCAACCCGTGGTGCTACAACGCCACCACGCGCGCCATGAACGACCAGAACAACTGGTGGTACAACATGGACATCACCAACTTCCGCATCAACGACGCCCTCAACCGCTTCACCGTCATCGGCTGCAACTCGCTCGCCTACATCCGCTCGCTCAACGACACCGCCGACCGCTACATGACGGGCTGCATGGCCATGTGCCCCGGCGTGAGCCGCCTGGAGAACGGCTCCTGCGCCGGCGTCGGCTGCTGCCAGACGGCCATCCCCTCGGGACTCAACGGCTACCAGATCTCCTTTGAGGAGAAGTTCAACACCTCCGACACCGCGGGATTCAGCCCCTGCAGCTACGCCGTGCTGCTCGAGGCCGCCGCCTTCGACTTCCGCACCACCTACATAACCACCGACGAGTTCATGGCCGCCAACGGCAGGCAGGTGCCGCTCGTGCTCGACTGGGCCATCGGGAACAGGACGTGCGAGGAGGCCAGGCGCAACTCGTCGGCCTACGCCTGCGTCAGCAGCAACAGTGAGTGCGTCGACTCCAAGTACGGTCGTGGCAAGGGATACCTCTGCAACTGCTCCGCCGGCTACGACGGCAATCCATACCTCCTCGACGGCTGTCAAGGTACTTCCCTTCTGTTAGTTGGTTGTGTCCAGTGTCCACTGCGGCGAGTTCATGGTCATTCATGCATGCCCGCCCGTTTTGCCCTTGCAGATATCAACGAGTGCCAAGACGAAACTTCCCGGTACCCCTGCTCTGTTCCGGATACCTGCGTGAATACCATCGGAGGATACAGCTGCGTTTGCCCTGAAAAGACATCAGGCAACGCATACAACGGAACATGCGAGCAAGACAAGTCTCAGATTGGGTGGGAGATCGCCATTGGTAAGACATCGAGATCGAGTGAAGGACAGGCAGGGGTTCGTTGGATTGATGTTTCCAACTTGCGTACCATCGTCTAACTCACATGTGCACCATTCGTACTGTTTGTCGCAGGAGTCAGCGTCGGTGTGATCGTACTGATAGCCACAGCTTCCTGCGCCTACATGATCTACGCCAAACGGAGGCTCGCCAAGATCAAGAGAGAGTACTTCGAGCAGCACGGGGGCCTGACGCTGTTCGACGAAATGAGGTCGAGGCAGGGGCTGTCCTTCAAGCTCTTCACCCAGGAGGAGCTGGAGGAGGCGACGGGCAGGTTCGACGAGCGCAACGTGATCGGCAAGGGGGCCAACGGCACCGTGTACAAGGGAACCACCAAGGACAACGAGCTGGTGGCCATCAAGAAGTGTCGGCTCGCCAgcgagaggcagcagaaggagttCGGCAAGGAGATGCTCATCGTGTCCCAGATCAACCACCGCTACATCGTCAAGCTCTACGGCTGCTGCCTCGAGGTGGAGGTCCCCATGCTCGTCTACAAGTACATCCCCAACGGCACCCTCTACAGGCTCATCCACGGCCGCCGCGACGGCCCGCGCATCCCCTTCACCGCCCGGCTCAACATCGCCCACCAGACCGCCGAGGCGCTCTCCTACCTGCACTCCTGGGCCTCGCCGCCCATCATCCACGGCGACGTCAAGACGTCCAACATACTCCTCGACGAGGACTACACCGCCAAGGTCTCCGACTTCGGGGCGTCCACGCTGGCGCCCACGGACGAGGCGCAGTTCGTCACCTTGGTGCAGGGCACCTGCGGGTACCTCGACCCGGAGTACATGAGGACCTGCAAGCTCACCGACAAGAGCGACGTGTACAGCTTCGgcgtcgtcctgctggagctgctCACCTGCAGGAAGGCGCTCAACCTGGAGGAGCTCGAGGAGGAGAAGTACCTCTCGTCGCAGTTCCTCCTGGTCATCGGGGACAACAGGCTGGAGGAGATGCTAGACCCCCAGATCAAGAGCGAGCAGAGCATCGAGGTGCTCGAGCAGGCCGCGGAGCTGGCGAAGCGGTGCTTGGAGATGCTCGGCGAGAACAGGCCGTCCATGCGGGAGGTCGCAGAGGAGCTTCATAGGTTGAGCAAGCTGGCCCAGGATCCATGGGGGCCGCCAGATTCGGCGGAGCTGGTGGAATTGCTACGTGGATCACCGTCGCCGACCACGTACTCTGGCCACTCTGGGATAGAGCTTAGTAGCACTAGAAATGTCAGTTTCACTGACACGGCGTACGTAGGAATTCAGTCTCCGCGTTGATGCCCTGTGCAATTTAGGTAGTACTACACTCGTGTTGTGTTTTTGTTTGTGATAATCCTCCTGTTGTACAATTAGAACGTTAGACCCCCGGATTGATGCAAACAAACAAATGAATCAATTTTTTCACCTTTTACTTCCATTTGTACGTTTTTGACATATTTTACCCCATTTAAAAATATTGGCACGCTTTAGCACGCATGGTGAGGTGGGTTTGGTCAGGCTACATAAATAAAAGGGAGATGATAGGCGCCGGCCCAAACTTTGGTACCttgtttctactccctccgtttcataatataagtctttttaaaaattCTACTAAAAGactacgtacggatgtatatggacatactttagagtgtagattcattcattttgcttcgtatatagccccttagtgaaatcgtttaaaatacttatatttaggaacggacggAGTACATGTAATATTTAGATGATTTAAAAAATTCCATAGACTTTTCAACCAATTTTCGTAACAAGGCCATTTTGGTACATAAATAAGGTACATAAGTATGGGCCGGGTGTACAAATACTTCAGCGGGCCATTTTACCTTATTTCTACATGTCATTTTGCTACGTACTCTGTTTAGCATCTACATCGGGAATCGTTTCCCACCCGCGCGTCGGCTGAACCGACGCCTCGGTCGCCCCTCGTGCGTGTGGGCCCTTGCAATATTTTTTTAACCGCGCGTTTCGCTggtcaatggatgcaacatttttcgtccAAATTTATTGCAAACAGCGTTATTTTTGCTGCAAGtatttttttactattttttgtCCTAGTAAAAAAAACTgcgtatacgtttggttgcaacttcagttcgtcggatttttcgttacaatcgatgttttttacttttgctacaaccgtgttattttttgttacaatcggcatcatgttttgctgcaaccgttcactaaaaaagttgcatacacgtcacgtaaatatttgctacaaccagcgtttgacttttgctaccacgtagcatcagcttcgtttttttgctacgatcacgcagatattatttttgctacaaattttgtcTTTTATTGCAACCgctgaaaaaattgctgcatcgcatcAAAATTTTGCTACATAGgaggaaaaatgttgcatgcggatccaacggtACGGACACGCGGGGGTTAGTGGATCCTGCGGCCCGCACGCGGCCGACCGTAAGTTCTTAATGTATGTGTGTTTGTACTGTCAAACATTGATTTGTGGAAATACTTCGATGACTTATGAATTTACCCCTCCTAGATAATACTTCCATTTCGTTCTTCTGAAGTACACTACTTGTATGATTTGATTTCATTTTCAGTTCTAACATGTTCATTCTTCTTCTACCAAGTTGCAATGTACGAAACGGACCTGTTTTTGTCATGAAACATACTTCTTTTATTCAGGTTTCGCTATTGGAACTTGTGCCGTCTTTGTTGTATCTTTTTCCTAAGGACAATAATCTGCGGCAGCACGCTGGTCAAGTTTGGGCCGACCCCATCCAGTGCGTCGAATTTGGCCGTCCTTGGCCGTCAGATCTTTTCCCATTCTCTTCCTGTTTTATTGTCAACCTTGCACGTGGAAGGAAATGGAGAGGAAGGAGAGCAATGTCCCCGCATGCATCGACTGCCTCAGCCTCGCGTTTTCATCTTGCTTAACCGTCGACCATCGCCGGTTGTCGTATTCGTCctccatcgttgtcgtcgtcctcgtagccgtcctcgccaccagctCCATCCATGCAACATCTGCACCATGTGGTTGTATCTCCGTGCGGCTATGGTTGTAGCTCCGGTTACGACGGCAACTGCTGGCCGGCGCACTCGCCGCTGCTCATGTCCGTCGGTCTCCACCTCGTGGGTCGCACCTCACCTCCCTGTGTTGCAAATACTGAAAAAAAGCTTCAATCCCTTGATTAAAAGGCTTCAACCCTagatgaaaaaagcttcaaccggcacTGCGAATCAGGGAAAGATATAACCGCAGACGCAAAATGTTTCAACATTAGATGAGAAAAGTTTCAGTCAGATGATAGAGAGAGCTTTAATCAAGCGCTGCTCAAAAACGAAAAAAAAGTTTCAAATGTTTTAAGAAAAGCTTCAAATGTGGATGCAAAAAGTTTCAACCATGTATataaaagcttcaaccgttaagAAAAAAAGCTCCAATCAAACACTGCAACCAGGAAAAAAACTGCAATCGTTGACAGAGAAAGCTTCAGCCGTatatgaaaaaagcttcaaccggctaTCAGCAACGAAAAAGCTGTGGTTGTAGCCCGCTGTCACCTGGTCATCGCCATCATGCACCCCGGCCGCCTGGGGTTACGGCACGTGGACGACGCTGTGGTAGCACTTCGTCGCCCCCGTTTGCATCATCTCTCGTTGTCTCGTCGCTCACCGTCATTAGGCGCATCGGCCGCCGGTGAAGTTTCATTAGGCGAGATAGGGTCGCGCTGATGGAGCCTCGCTGTAGCGCCGGAGAAGGTGCGATGCTCGCCGGCAACGCCTGAGGTCGCCGAGggaagggaggagagggagaaagaagaagataagGCAAAAAAAGTGAGAGGAGAACATAGAGACCCTAATTCTACTATGACCGGATGCGAGCTACGCGACCGGCTAAACATTTCGATCGACACGCTGGCGTAAAACGTTTCTTTTTTCTAATAATTTATTACTACACATCGTGCCGCCATCTTAACTAATATTAATATTTCAATTGCGCATACCGCATACgcctcattttcattttcattccaCTGTCTCAATCGTCTTTTTTCCTTTCTACCACTCTCCTATCCTAGATCTGCTATGTTTAGATTTGTACCGGACATTGCTGCACACCGTCCCTCCGATGTCGGCGGTGACAAATGTGGACTACGAGCGCCTTGTCATCGAGTGGTTGTGGTGGttgcccctccaagatgaggcacagaaaaaaaaaatagcaAACATCAAATGCAAATTATGTGGAGATAAATTACGATGTATAATCCTTTCGTTCTTAAATATTTATCTTTTTAAAAATTTAACTACGAACTATATACGAAACAGaataaataaatttatattttaaatTATATCTATATTCATTTATATATAGTTTATAGTGAAACATCTAAAAAGATAtag
This genomic stretch from Hordeum vulgare subsp. vulgare chromosome 6H, MorexV3_pseudomolecules_assembly, whole genome shotgun sequence harbors:
- the LOC123404731 gene encoding wall-associated receptor kinase 5-like; this encodes MILAVLIAALACWARPAVAATAMQPRETCLRRCGDIDIPYPFGVGSGCHLETGDWTFSLSCNRTGDGRRRLYNYQIEVLDMSVRRGQLRIYSLINPWCYNATTRAMNDQNNWWYNMDITNFRINDALNRFTVIGCNSLAYIRSLNDTADRYMTGCMAMCPGVSRLENGSCAGVGCCQTAIPSGLNGYQISFEEKFNTSDTAGFSPCSYAVLLEAAAFDFRTTYITTDEFMAANGRQVPLVLDWAIGNRTCEEARRNSSAYACVSSNSECVDSKYGRGKGYLCNCSAGYDGNPYLLDGCQDINECQDETSRYPCSVPDTCVNTIGGYSCVCPEKTSGNAYNGTCEQDKSQIGWEIAIGVSVGVIVLIATASCAYMIYAKRRLAKIKREYFEQHGGLTLFDEMRSRQGLSFKLFTQEELEEATGRFDERNVIGKGANGTVYKGTTKDNELVAIKKCRLASERQQKEFGKEMLIVSQINHRYIVKLYGCCLEVEVPMLVYKYIPNGTLYRLIHGRRDGPRIPFTARLNIAHQTAEALSYLHSWASPPIIHGDVKTSNILLDEDYTAKVSDFGASTLAPTDEAQFVTLVQGTCGYLDPEYMRTCKLTDKSDVYSFGVVLLELLTCRKALNLEELEEEKYLSSQFLLVIGDNRLEEMLDPQIKSEQSIEVLEQAAELAKRCLEMLGENRPSMREVAEELHRLSKLAQDPWGPPDSAELVELLRGSPSPTTYSGHSGIELSSTRNVSFTDTAYVGIQSPR